In the Bacillus amyloliquefaciens DSM 7 = ATCC 23350 genome, AGCTAGTACATGTTCTTTCTCTTCCTTGTTCTCAATATTCCCTCTGATTAAATCCCCAAATAACTCCATATATAAATCTATCATTTCATTTTTACAAAAATAGATTCTTAAAAATTTATGTAAAAATGAATGAATTGTGCTTATGTGAATCCCTTCTTCATCCAGTCCCTTTTTAAGCTCTTCTGCAGCTCTCTTTGTGTAAGTAATACAAAGTATATTATCAAGTGGATGTTTTATCTTATGGTTTACAATCATTGATTTTATTTTAGTTGTTTTGCCACTACCTGCTGGAGCATTAATGAGAAAAATATTATCAACTAATTTTGCAGCCAATCTAATCCCTCCTTAATATAATTAGGAAGCATCTTTTCTATTAGACCATTTAAAATAACTGAGTACATAAAATCAGTTTTATTATTCTCTGAATGTCTAACAATATCTCTAATACTGTATTTTTCATCTTTATCTAAATCATCTTTTTTAGATTTATCAGGGTTTGGAATAGTATATTTAAGATTATCGCTATTTCTTTTCTCAATCCAGAAACTTCCATCTTTTTTTCTAACACATTCAAATTATAAAATTTTGAGAGCATAGCTTCTTCTAAAGTCCGAGCATATTGTTCAGATTTTCCTTGATAATTAATTAGGACTAATCCTCCAAGAATCTTATTCTCACCTTTGTCTTTCCATTCATACAAATCAAGTATTGTTGGAGACTTTATTTCTTTTGATAAATCATAATAGGTGTTGATTGTTGCATTTGTTGTTTTAGACTCTTTTACTGCTTCTACAGTTGTTGCATCTTTTTTATAATCTAGATCAGTTAAAACAAGAGTTTTTATCTTCAGAAAATTTATCACCTTACTATATTTATGTGCGTATGCTCCGCCAACTTGAACATAGGCTATGTATTTTTGGTTAAGTTCTTCATATATATCTAGAGTCAATAACTTTCTTATAAGCAACCTTTCTGTGTCACCCTCATATAGAATTACTCTATCTGCAAAAACTATTTCAGAAAATCCTATTTCATAAAACCAATCATAAAATGTATCCAAAGTGGTGTCACCACTCAAGCCTTTTTTAAACATAGAAAAATCGTAAATTTTACTTTCTAACTGATCTATTGGTCGTGAAACTCTTAAATTTTTCATTTCCGTTAGGCGCACCATTTCTCCGGAATGAGTAGTTATTAACCCCTGTATTTTTTTTTGAAGATAGTAATCTTTTAAATACTTCCCAAAGATTCGTTGCATTTGGGGGTGCATATGTGATTCAGGCTCTTCTACCACAAATAGGTTGACTAATAGCGGATCAATTTTTCTTTTATATGTTTCCAACTGTAGCAGTATATAAATCATATTACTGTAACCTAATCCTTGGGAGGCTTCATTGAGGAAATAACCTTCATATTGATATTTAGTGTTAGTTATTTGATTAAGAAGAGAGGTTATTGTGCCTTCGTTAATATCTATATCAAGGATCATACTCCCTGTATTGCCTCCACTTGCTTTAGCAATTGTTTTAACCGCATTGCTAAGACCTTTCACCGATGTGTCTCTTACCTTATCAATAATCTCCGTATCTTGTATTGGACTTAGTATTTGGTCTGGTAAGTTCTCTAATAGGGCACCTAGTTTTTCATCATGAGTTGCGAGCTCAACCATATTTTTACTTAAACTTTTAAAGTTACCATTACTCTGATCATCGAGTGGTCTACCTGCATTAATATATCTAAAATTAAACAGTCTTCGAAAAGTTGAAATGTCAATTTCGACTTTATCAGTATAATCGCTATCACTAAAGTAACATTTCTCAATTATACTCGCTTCATAAATTGACAATATTACCTCTTTAAATTGTCGTATTTTTAATGTTGGATCTTTTGAGGAATGAATTTTTTTATATCTTGCATATAATTTTTTATAATTTTCCTCCAATGCTTGTCCAAAGGATACATAAGTAGGTTGAAATGAATATTCAAAATAGAAGCTTTTATTATCCGGATTCAAATCCATAATAAAATCGGCAAACTTTCTAATATCGTCCTCTTCACTATAATCTATTCTAAAACGTATAGATGTTGCAGGTATTATTAGATCACATTCTAAATTAAACAATTCAGTACTAAATAGCTTGTTTATAATTCTCTCTACTGTAGATAATTGATCATCGCCTTCCTTAAAGCACAGTATAAAGGTCTCATAAACTTCATCTACCCATTGTTTTGATAGCCTTACTGGTATATCCGAAATAAAAAATGGCGTTTTGCCATTTTGCATTATAGATCCAATTAAATTAATCATAGAAGTCTTACCACTATTATTAGCACCTGCAAGCAAGGTAACGTCGTCAGCCATTGAAAATGCTTCGTTTTTAAACTTCCTATAATTTTGTATAGTAACACCTTTTAAAAGCAATTTAAGAACCCCCAGATGAATTTCCGATTTTATAAAACCCCACTCACTTATGATAAGGCTCCCCACGATTAATCCGAAACGCCCGATAAATCTGCTCAACTAGTATGAGACGCATCAACTGATGAGGAAACGTCATCTTCGAAAATGACAGCTTGTCGTCTGCCCTTTTCATGACGGCGTCGCTTAGGCCGAGTGAGCCGCCGATGACGAAGGTGATTTTGCTTTTTCCATAAGTCGCCAGCTTATCTATTGTATCGGCCAGTTCTTCGGATGTTTTCATCTTTCCTTCGATGGCGAGGGCGATGACGTGGGTGTCCGGGCTGATTTTGGCCAGGATGCGTTCGCCTTCTTTGTCTTTGACGATTTTCATATCTTGGTCGCTCAGGTTTTCCGGGGCTTTTTCGTCCGGGAGTTCGATGATGTCGATTTTCGCGTAGGCTGAGAGTCGTTTTTTGTATTCTTCAATGCCTTGCTTGAGGTATTTTTCTTTTAGTTTTCCGATTGTCACAATATTGATATTCACAGGTCATCCCCACTTTAGAAACAAGTTATTCATATATATTGTCCACAATTGTGGATATCTTTTCTGTATTTTGTGTAGGATCATTCGTTCCCTACTAGATATGTTGCGGTGTCCCCACATAATTCACAGGCTGTGGATAAACTGTTAGTATGTTCGATTTTTCTGATTTCGGGCGGAAGCTCATGATCATCTATGTACATGTCCAGCACGGTTTCGATATGTTCTTCACAAGAATAATAAGCGGTTTTCATTGTTACATCCTCCGGTTTTCTTTTGCACACGGCAATTGTTCTCTTCTCAATATAACCTATTTATACACATGTTAGTAGTGCTTCGGGCTGAGTTTTATCCACAATTCGGCAAATTCCGCGCAAAAAGAGCCGGCGTTTGCAGCATCCGGCTCTTTACGTGTTTTCTCTTTTTTCTATGCGAAGTACGAACAGAATTCCTAATATACACGCCAGCAGTGCAGAGCATACATTAATCCAGTCCGGCTTTCCGCCGGTTAAAAAATAGTTGGTTATTACGGAAACCAGGAGAATGGTTACGGTCACCGCGGCAAGCTTTTTCTTCATCGGCTCCCTCCTTCACCTGACTGTCTTCTGCTTTTACGGGTAAAATTCCTCTATCTCTATGTTCGGTCGGCTTTTTTTCTTGCTATTTAGTCTTATTATGAGGGTCACAACGATATATACAATCATAATCAATGTCCCGTTACTCACATCAGGATATCCAATCAACATATTCATCATCAC is a window encoding:
- the rlmH gene encoding 23S rRNA (pseudouridine(1915)-N(3))-methyltransferase RlmH; amino-acid sequence: MNINIVTIGKLKEKYLKQGIEEYKKRLSAYAKIDIIELPDEKAPENLSDQDMKIVKDKEGERILAKISPDTHVIALAIEGKMKTSEELADTIDKLATYGKSKITFVIGGSLGLSDAVMKRADDKLSFSKMTFPHQLMRLILVEQIYRAFRINRGEPYHK
- a CDS encoding CxxH/CxxC protein; this translates as MKTAYYSCEEHIETVLDMYIDDHELPPEIRKIEHTNSLSTACELCGDTATYLVGNE
- a CDS encoding AAA family ATPase, producing MLLKGVTIQNYRKFKNEAFSMADDVTLLAGANNSGKTSMINLIGSIMQNGKTPFFISDIPVRLSKQWVDEVYETFILCFKEGDDQLSTVERIINKLFSTELFNLECDLIIPATSIRFRIDYSEEDDIRKFADFIMDLNPDNKSFYFEYSFQPTYVSFGQALEENYKKLYARYKKIHSSKDPTLKIRQFKEVILSIYEASIIEKCYFSDSDYTDKVEIDISTFRRLFNFRYINAGRPLDDQSNGNFKSLSKNMVELATHDEKLGALLENLPDQILSPIQDTEIIDKVRDTSVKGLSNAVKTIAKASGGNTGSMILDIDINEGTITSLLNQITNTKYQYEGYFLNEASQGLGYSNMIYILLQLETYKRKIDPLLVNLFVVEEPESHMHPQMQRIFGKYLKDYYLQKKIQGLITTHSGEMVRLTEMKNLRVSRPIDQLESKIYDFSMFKKGLSGDTTLDTFYDWFYEIGFSEIVFADRVILYEGDTERLLIRKLLTLDIYEELNQKYIAYVQVGGAYAHKYSKVINFLKIKTLVLTDLDYKKDATTVEAVKESKTTNATINTYYDLSKEIKSPTILDLYEWKDKGENKILGGLVLINYQGKSEQYARTLEEAMLSKFYNLNVLEKKMEVSGLRKEIAIILNILFQTLINLKKMI